One part of the Sphingobacterium sp. LZ7M1 genome encodes these proteins:
- the hemN gene encoding oxygen-independent coproporphyrinogen III oxidase, with protein METEILNKLINKYNVAAPRYTSYPTVPFWENERFNEADWRQRVALNFNKSKDQGISIYVHLPFCESLCTYCGCNTRITKNHQVEDPYITSLLKEWQMYKDILKEDNLKIAEIHLGGGTPTFFTPENLHRLIAGLLEGNEKTQDASFSFEAHPANTTYDHLKTLYDLGFKRLSLGIQDFDEKVQFIINRHQTVEDVDRVMKDARGLGYESINFDLIYGLPLQTAESVRMTIEHSMKLNPDRISFYSYAHVPWIKPGQRRFTEHDLPVGEEKLNLYKLGKQMIQESGYKDVGMDHFAKTDDALYIASLDGTLHRNFMGYADRYTPLLIGLGVSSISDAWTAFAQNVKTVEEYHKLIGEGILPVVKGHILNDEDLIIREYILDMMCRGKVQLKEGFALNEKIIERLQPLVADELVSVDQDIVQISELGKSFLRNVCMAFDERLQKTKERDNLFSQAI; from the coding sequence ATGGAAACGGAGATTCTAAACAAACTGATCAACAAATATAACGTAGCGGCACCTCGCTATACCAGTTATCCAACAGTACCTTTCTGGGAAAACGAACGTTTTAATGAAGCCGATTGGCGCCAAAGAGTGGCTTTGAACTTTAACAAGTCCAAAGATCAGGGAATCAGCATTTATGTGCACCTGCCATTCTGCGAAAGCCTTTGTACCTACTGCGGATGTAATACCCGTATTACCAAAAACCACCAAGTCGAAGATCCTTATATTACCTCCCTTCTCAAAGAATGGCAGATGTACAAAGATATCTTGAAGGAAGATAACCTTAAGATCGCAGAAATTCACCTAGGTGGTGGAACTCCGACCTTCTTTACGCCAGAAAACCTGCACCGCTTGATCGCAGGTCTCTTGGAAGGGAACGAAAAAACGCAAGATGCCTCTTTCTCATTCGAGGCCCATCCTGCAAATACTACTTACGATCATTTAAAGACCCTTTATGATTTGGGATTTAAGAGATTGAGCTTGGGTATCCAAGATTTCGATGAAAAAGTCCAATTTATTATCAATAGACATCAAACTGTGGAAGATGTAGACCGTGTCATGAAAGATGCTAGAGGTCTTGGTTACGAATCCATCAACTTTGATTTGATTTATGGCTTGCCTTTACAGACGGCAGAATCCGTGCGCATGACCATAGAGCATTCCATGAAATTAAATCCTGACCGGATTTCCTTCTATAGTTACGCCCATGTGCCTTGGATCAAACCTGGTCAACGCCGATTTACTGAGCATGACCTTCCCGTGGGAGAAGAAAAATTAAATCTATATAAACTGGGAAAACAGATGATCCAGGAAAGTGGTTATAAAGATGTAGGTATGGACCACTTCGCCAAAACGGATGATGCCCTTTATATCGCTTCCCTTGATGGAACCCTTCACCGTAACTTCATGGGGTATGCAGATCGCTATACACCCTTGTTGATCGGTCTGGGTGTGTCTTCCATCAGTGATGCCTGGACAGCATTCGCCCAAAACGTCAAAACCGTTGAGGAATACCATAAACTCATAGGCGAAGGCATTTTGCCGGTCGTGAAAGGTCATATCCTAAATGATGAAGATCTGATCATCAGAGAATATATCCTGGATATGATGTGCCGTGGTAAAGTTCAGCTGAAAGAAGGTTTTGCCCTAAATGAAAAAATCATCGAACGCCTACAACCTTTGGTCGCAGATGAATTGGTGAGTGTAGATCAGGATATCGTTCAGATCAGTGAACTAGGGAAATCATTCCTGCGCAATGTCTGCATGGCATTTGATGAACGCCTGCAAAAAACAAAAGAAAGAGACAATTTATTCAGTCAAGCTATTTAA
- a CDS encoding efflux RND transporter periplasmic adaptor subunit, which translates to MKKQRMLLPVVGCALLVASCTATSNEKTTANAPKVVPVSNLVQLDTVVYKEYIADIQSQRNVELRSRLVGFLDRIFVDEGAFVKKGQVLFSLVADEYKADLAQAQAAVSSAEAEVKKVELEMERTQKLVQKNIVSSTEYDLLKVQLRAANAKVGEAEAVLNQARTKLSNTQIRAPFDGRIDRIQLKEGSLLEEGSLLTTISDMANMNVYFDISEQEYLGIASDSTFNRNNFKKEVQLILANGATYPNTGTAEIVESEFEASTGSISLRAKFKNPDGLLKHGATGRIGVPVQTGDLLLVHQKSVFEIQDKAYVYTLKGDTVKMTPFQNGRRVGHYYVVENGLPADAKVVYEGVQSLRDGMVIQPKMVKN; encoded by the coding sequence ATGAAAAAACAACGCATGCTACTACCCGTAGTAGGTTGCGCATTATTAGTTGCATCCTGTACTGCTACCAGTAACGAAAAGACAACTGCTAATGCACCTAAAGTCGTTCCCGTATCTAATTTAGTTCAACTGGATACTGTTGTGTACAAAGAGTATATCGCAGATATCCAATCTCAACGTAATGTGGAATTACGCTCCCGTTTGGTAGGGTTCCTGGATAGGATCTTTGTTGATGAGGGAGCATTCGTGAAAAAAGGACAGGTCCTGTTCTCTTTGGTAGCGGATGAATACAAAGCTGACTTGGCACAAGCTCAGGCAGCAGTCAGCAGTGCTGAAGCTGAAGTGAAAAAAGTAGAACTGGAGATGGAAAGGACCCAGAAGTTGGTTCAGAAAAACATCGTCAGCTCAACCGAATATGATCTATTGAAAGTTCAATTACGTGCCGCTAATGCTAAAGTTGGGGAAGCAGAAGCTGTTTTGAACCAAGCAAGGACAAAATTGTCCAATACGCAGATCCGCGCACCTTTTGATGGCCGTATCGATCGAATCCAATTAAAAGAGGGTTCTTTGTTGGAAGAAGGGTCCCTATTGACCACTATCTCAGATATGGCTAATATGAACGTGTACTTCGATATCTCTGAACAGGAATACCTAGGGATCGCATCTGACTCTACCTTTAATAGAAATAATTTCAAGAAAGAAGTTCAGTTGATCTTAGCAAATGGTGCTACCTATCCTAATACAGGAACTGCTGAGATCGTTGAAAGTGAATTCGAGGCCAGTACTGGATCAATTTCCCTTCGTGCTAAATTCAAAAATCCTGATGGACTATTGAAACATGGTGCTACCGGTAGGATCGGTGTGCCAGTGCAAACTGGTGACCTGCTTTTGGTTCATCAGAAATCTGTTTTCGAAATCCAGGACAAAGCTTACGTGTATACCTTAAAAGGGGATACCGTTAAGATGACCCCTTTCCAGAACGGACGTCGTGTTGGACATTATTATGTCGTAGAAAATGGTTTGCCAGCTGACGCTAAAGTTGTATATGAAGGCGTTCAATCCCTTCGTGATGGAATGGTAATTCAACCAAAAATGGTTAAAAACTAA
- the ccoS gene encoding cbb3-type cytochrome oxidase assembly protein CcoS yields MNIIFFLIGCSVLIALFFLGAFFWASKNGQHEDTYTPSVRILFDDEPNNPETETEQAAPKK; encoded by the coding sequence ATGAACATCATATTTTTCTTAATCGGTTGTAGTGTATTGATTGCACTGTTCTTTTTGGGAGCTTTCTTTTGGGCCAGCAAAAACGGACAGCATGAAGATACATATACCCCTTCCGTAAGAATCTTGTTTGACGATGAACCTAATAATCCGGAAACAGAAACTGAACAAGCCGCTCCAAAAAAATAA
- a CDS encoding heavy metal translocating P-type ATPase metal-binding domain-containing protein, with protein MSTKGELQLNTICYHCGDPVEDSAYILEDHRFCCLGCQTVYQILNDNNMASYYKYNTHPGKSQKAQKEDLSYLDEPNIIAKLVDYQDNEQAIITFYVPAIHCSSCIWLLEHLYKLNPGVKTSQVDFMKKQASITFKKDEISLRELVDLLHKIGYDPKITLQDVVKEGKKINQSGLIAKITVAGFCFGNSMMISFPEYFGMGEFERQYSNFFNYMNLAFGLPVLLYSASDYFKSAWLSLKQKRLNLDVPLALGIFVLFFRSAFEIISQTGPGFMDTLCSLVFFILIGKYVQQRTYYHISFERDYRSYFPVAVTVLDEGVAKPTQIADLQVGDRILVRNNEIIPADAILLNGNASVDFSFVTGESKPVEKVLGEVVYAGGRQMGEAIELEVVKAVSQSYLTKLWNNDSLKQYEKKFETFVGFISKYFTIGLLMIAIAACVFWIVGGNADKAWGAFTAVLIIACPCALALSSPFTLSAALSIFDKNKLYIKNTAAIEQMAAIETVVFDKTGTISSPTASSMYFEGTLDPMERNLLASLCRNSNHPLSREIIKWLGDVQMLNIEEYEEVVGRGQSGKYQDYSIQIGSASYVNTAKVDLEGSVVYVKINDTLKGYFTLEQSWRTGLTEVINKLKAEHYDLHLISGDNERRADALRMIFPANAKLLFNQTPAAKLEKITEWQHQGKKVCMLGDGLNDAGALRKADLGIAVSDDINNFSPGCDAILDGEAFHKLPKFFDFSKDAVKVIKMSFIISLLYNVIGISFAVQGTMSPLFAAILMPISTVTIISFTSLMTRGYAKRRKLI; from the coding sequence ATGTCAACAAAAGGGGAACTGCAATTAAATACAATTTGCTATCACTGTGGTGATCCGGTGGAGGATTCTGCCTATATCTTGGAAGACCATCGCTTTTGTTGCCTAGGCTGCCAAACTGTTTATCAGATCTTGAATGATAACAACATGGCATCCTATTATAAGTACAATACCCATCCAGGGAAATCCCAAAAAGCACAAAAGGAGGACCTTTCCTATCTGGATGAACCCAATATCATTGCCAAACTGGTAGACTATCAGGATAATGAACAGGCCATCATTACATTTTATGTACCTGCTATCCATTGTAGCTCTTGTATCTGGCTGCTTGAACACCTATATAAATTGAATCCAGGCGTGAAGACCTCTCAGGTGGACTTCATGAAAAAACAAGCTAGCATCACCTTCAAAAAGGACGAAATTTCCCTGCGTGAACTGGTCGATCTATTGCACAAGATCGGATACGACCCAAAGATCACCCTTCAGGATGTCGTCAAAGAAGGTAAGAAAATAAACCAAAGTGGACTTATTGCAAAGATTACCGTGGCAGGTTTCTGTTTCGGTAACTCCATGATGATCTCTTTTCCGGAATACTTCGGTATGGGCGAGTTTGAAAGACAGTATTCCAATTTCTTCAACTACATGAACTTGGCATTCGGACTCCCAGTCCTATTATATAGTGCCTCCGATTATTTCAAATCGGCCTGGTTGAGCCTCAAGCAAAAACGCCTGAACCTTGATGTGCCTTTGGCCCTCGGGATCTTTGTGCTCTTCTTCCGCTCGGCCTTTGAGATCATTTCCCAGACAGGTCCTGGATTTATGGATACCTTATGCAGTTTGGTATTCTTTATCCTGATCGGAAAATATGTACAACAGAGAACATACTACCATATTTCCTTTGAACGCGATTACCGTTCATACTTTCCTGTTGCGGTAACTGTATTGGATGAAGGTGTTGCAAAGCCCACACAGATCGCTGACCTGCAGGTTGGCGACAGGATCTTGGTCCGCAATAATGAAATTATTCCTGCTGATGCCATTTTGCTGAATGGCAATGCATCCGTGGACTTCAGCTTCGTGACAGGGGAGAGTAAACCTGTTGAAAAGGTGTTGGGGGAAGTGGTTTACGCTGGAGGTAGACAAATGGGAGAGGCTATCGAATTGGAAGTGGTCAAAGCGGTATCCCAAAGTTATTTGACCAAGCTCTGGAACAATGATAGCTTAAAGCAGTATGAAAAGAAATTTGAAACCTTTGTAGGTTTTATCAGTAAATATTTCACCATTGGTCTTCTCATGATTGCCATTGCAGCCTGTGTGTTCTGGATTGTTGGTGGAAATGCAGATAAAGCTTGGGGAGCTTTTACGGCCGTTCTGATCATCGCCTGTCCATGTGCATTGGCCTTGAGCTCGCCATTTACGCTTTCAGCTGCATTGAGCATCTTTGATAAAAACAAGTTGTACATCAAGAATACAGCCGCTATTGAACAGATGGCAGCTATTGAGACCGTCGTGTTTGATAAAACTGGAACCATTTCTTCGCCTACTGCATCCAGTATGTATTTCGAAGGAACCCTGGATCCAATGGAGCGCAATCTCTTGGCTTCCCTATGTCGTAATTCTAACCACCCATTGAGTAGAGAGATTATCAAATGGTTGGGCGATGTTCAGATGTTGAACATAGAAGAGTACGAAGAGGTAGTCGGAAGAGGACAATCTGGAAAATATCAAGATTACAGTATACAGATCGGTAGTGCCAGTTATGTGAATACCGCCAAAGTCGATTTAGAAGGGTCGGTTGTATATGTCAAGATCAATGATACCTTGAAAGGATATTTCACCCTAGAGCAATCTTGGCGTACTGGACTTACCGAAGTCATCAATAAGTTAAAGGCAGAGCATTATGACCTGCATTTAATTTCTGGTGACAACGAACGTAGGGCTGATGCATTGCGCATGATATTTCCCGCAAATGCTAAACTCCTATTCAACCAAACTCCTGCGGCTAAATTGGAAAAAATTACCGAATGGCAGCATCAAGGAAAAAAAGTCTGCATGTTGGGCGATGGATTGAATGATGCCGGAGCATTGAGGAAAGCGGACCTCGGTATTGCCGTATCAGACGATATCAATAATTTCTCGCCAGGTTGTGATGCCATCTTGGATGGTGAGGCATTCCATAAACTGCCGAAATTCTTTGATTTCAGTAAAGATGCCGTCAAGGTCATCAAGATGTCATTTATCATTTCCTTATTGTATAATGTAATCGGTATTAGTTTCGCCGTTCAGGGAACAATGTCACCTTTATTCGCAGCGATCTTAATGCCTATCAGTACCGTTACTATTATTTCATTCACCAGTTTGATGACTAGAGGATATGCAAAACGGAGAAAATTAATTTAA
- a CDS encoding ATP-dependent Clp protease ATP-binding subunit, with amino-acid sequence MEAKFSPRVKDVISYSREEALRLRHDYIGTEHLLLGLIREGDGVAIKILKNIGVDMGAVRQSVEDAVKGSSVSRSPISNMPLTKQAEKVLKITYLEAKIFKSDIIGTEHLLLAILRDEENIASQILQQFNVSYNVFKTEVEQNATGITDEASSTPPGGDEEYADEDSQFSSPKKVSDIKSKTPVLDNFGRDLTKAAEEGKLDPIVGREKEIERVSQILSRRKKNNPILIGEPGVGKSAIAEGLALRIIQRKVSRVLFNKRVVTLDLASLVAGTKYRGQFEERMKAVMNELEKSPDVILFIDEIHTIVGAGGASGSLDASNMFKPALARGEIQCIGATTLDEYRQYIEKDGALDRRFQKVTVEPTSIDDTIEILNRIKDKYEEHHNVTYTPEAIDACVSLTTRYITDRFLPDKAIDALDESGSRVHLNNIHVPQSIIDIEEKIEEVKVEKNKVVRSQKYEEAAKLRDTEKKLIEELEKEKAAWEAETKTKRYTVTEDNVAEVVSMMTGIPVQRVSQSDSQKLLNMGESMKGRIIGQDDAVQKLVKAIQRTRAGLKDPKKPIGSFIFLGPTGVGKTELAKELARFMFDSEDALIQIDMSEYMEKFAVSRLVGAPPGYVGYEEGGQLTEKVRRKPYAVVLLDEIEKAHPDVFNLLLQVLDEGQLTDSLGRKVDFRNTIIIMTSNIGARQLKEFGQGVGFTTAAKENQADSHSRGVIETALKRAFAPEFLNRIDDVIVFNSLTKDHIFKIIDIELRSLFARIEGLGHKINLTEAAKNYIAEKGYDSNFGARPLKRAIQKYLEDPIAEEILKGELKTGETILVDYDDEKKDIVVSSAKNEKDDDSSLASDVKNNKKKD; translated from the coding sequence ATGGAAGCAAAATTTTCACCCCGAGTTAAAGATGTTATATCATATAGTCGTGAGGAGGCTCTTCGCTTACGTCACGATTATATCGGTACCGAACATCTATTGCTAGGATTAATACGTGAGGGCGATGGAGTGGCAATTAAGATATTGAAGAATATCGGCGTTGACATGGGCGCAGTCCGCCAATCAGTGGAGGATGCTGTGAAAGGTTCTTCCGTTTCACGCTCTCCAATTAGTAATATGCCGCTAACTAAACAAGCCGAAAAGGTCTTGAAGATTACTTATTTGGAAGCTAAAATTTTTAAGAGTGATATCATCGGGACTGAACATCTCCTGTTAGCTATATTACGTGATGAAGAAAACATCGCATCACAGATCTTACAGCAATTCAATGTTTCATATAACGTATTCAAAACCGAAGTCGAACAGAATGCCACCGGCATCACTGATGAAGCTTCCAGTACGCCTCCAGGAGGCGACGAAGAATACGCTGATGAAGATTCACAGTTCTCTTCACCTAAAAAAGTATCTGATATCAAGTCTAAAACCCCTGTTCTAGACAACTTCGGACGCGACCTGACGAAAGCCGCAGAAGAAGGTAAATTGGATCCTATTGTAGGTCGTGAGAAAGAAATTGAAAGGGTTTCGCAGATTCTTTCCCGTAGGAAGAAAAACAACCCTATTCTAATCGGTGAACCTGGTGTCGGTAAATCAGCCATCGCTGAAGGCCTAGCACTGCGTATCATCCAAAGGAAAGTATCTAGAGTACTCTTCAACAAACGTGTAGTTACCTTAGACTTAGCATCGCTAGTAGCTGGTACCAAGTACAGAGGTCAGTTTGAAGAACGTATGAAAGCGGTCATGAATGAGTTGGAAAAATCGCCTGATGTAATCTTGTTTATCGACGAGATCCACACCATAGTTGGTGCAGGTGGTGCTTCTGGTTCTTTGGATGCTTCAAATATGTTCAAACCTGCCTTGGCACGTGGAGAGATCCAATGTATCGGTGCTACTACACTGGATGAGTACCGCCAGTACATTGAGAAAGATGGTGCTTTGGACCGTCGTTTCCAAAAAGTAACCGTAGAACCTACTTCTATCGACGATACGATCGAAATCTTGAACCGTATCAAAGATAAATATGAGGAACACCACAATGTTACTTATACCCCAGAAGCTATTGATGCCTGTGTGTCATTGACCACAAGATATATCACGGATAGATTCTTGCCAGATAAAGCTATCGATGCTTTAGACGAGTCGGGATCACGTGTACACTTGAACAATATCCATGTTCCTCAATCCATCATCGATATCGAAGAGAAAATCGAGGAAGTTAAAGTGGAGAAAAACAAGGTTGTCCGCAGTCAGAAATATGAAGAAGCTGCCAAACTTCGTGATACTGAAAAGAAATTGATCGAAGAATTGGAGAAAGAAAAAGCCGCTTGGGAAGCAGAAACCAAAACAAAACGCTATACAGTTACGGAAGATAATGTAGCTGAAGTTGTGTCGATGATGACTGGTATCCCAGTGCAACGTGTTAGCCAATCGGATAGCCAGAAACTATTGAACATGGGTGAATCCATGAAAGGTAGGATCATTGGTCAGGACGATGCCGTACAGAAATTGGTGAAAGCCATCCAACGTACTCGTGCAGGATTGAAAGATCCTAAGAAACCTATCGGTTCCTTTATCTTCTTAGGTCCTACAGGTGTTGGTAAAACTGAATTGGCAAAAGAGTTAGCTCGCTTCATGTTTGATTCTGAAGATGCTTTGATCCAGATCGATATGAGTGAGTACATGGAGAAATTTGCCGTGTCTCGCTTAGTCGGAGCGCCTCCAGGATACGTAGGTTATGAAGAAGGTGGTCAGTTGACCGAAAAGGTTCGCCGTAAACCATATGCTGTTGTCTTATTGGATGAGATTGAAAAAGCTCACCCTGATGTATTCAACTTGTTGTTGCAAGTATTGGATGAAGGTCAGTTGACAGATAGCCTTGGTCGTAAGGTAGACTTTAGAAACACCATCATCATTATGACTTCAAACATCGGTGCCCGTCAATTGAAAGAGTTTGGTCAAGGGGTAGGATTTACTACAGCTGCCAAAGAAAATCAAGCAGACTCGCATTCAAGAGGGGTTATCGAAACTGCATTAAAACGTGCATTCGCCCCTGAGTTCTTGAACCGTATCGATGATGTAATCGTGTTTAACTCATTGACAAAAGACCATATCTTCAAGATCATTGATATCGAATTGAGATCTTTATTTGCTCGTATCGAAGGTTTAGGTCATAAAATTAACTTGACTGAAGCTGCCAAAAACTACATTGCTGAAAAAGGATATGACAGCAACTTTGGCGCTAGACCATTGAAACGTGCAATCCAAAAGTATCTTGAAGATCCAATCGCCGAAGAGATCCTGAAAGGTGAACTTAAGACCGGTGAGACTATCTTGGTAGATTATGATGATGAAAAGAAAGATATCGTAGTTTCTTCTGCAAAGAATGAAAAGGACGATGACTCTTCTCTTGCTTCTGATGTCAAAAACAACAAGAAAAAAGATTAA
- a CDS encoding lactate dehydrogenase, protein MRVIAYNILGPEKEHLAKANGKVHDLTLISNELNFSTMHYAIGKEAVIISDRDVLDRVMLFELYKIGIRNIITRSRSTDHIDLDYAGELKIHVANVPFDNSLEGIAKQTIMNLTQWMVGGCTGEACQCRMECNKKVKYRRYGNGDSKQTDQQI, encoded by the coding sequence ATGAGAGTGATTGCATATAACATTTTGGGACCTGAGAAGGAGCACCTCGCCAAGGCAAATGGTAAGGTACATGATTTGACTTTGATATCAAACGAGTTGAATTTTAGTACCATGCACTATGCCATAGGCAAAGAGGCTGTCATCATCTCTGATCGTGATGTGTTGGATAGAGTAATGTTATTTGAACTCTATAAAATTGGGATTAGAAATATTATCACCCGTTCAAGATCCACTGACCATATTGACCTAGATTATGCCGGAGAATTGAAAATACACGTTGCAAACGTCCCATTCGATAACTCCCTTGAAGGAATTGCCAAGCAGACCATCATGAACCTTACCCAATGGATGGTAGGAGGTTGTACGGGAGAGGCTTGTCAATGTAGAATGGAATGCAATAAAAAGGTTAAATATAGACGATATGGAAACGGAGATTCTAAACAAACTGATCAACAAATATAA